From Flavipsychrobacter sp., a single genomic window includes:
- a CDS encoding O-methyltransferase, whose amino-acid sequence MTRVLLPEEINKYAEDYTTDESDVLKRLNRETHLKVALPVMLSGHLQGAVLEMMSHMIKPKRVLEIGTYTGYSAICMAKGMPKDGHLHTIDINEELEDMCFRYFCEAGVEHQITQHIGTAADILPTIDEEFDMVFIDADKVNYTLYYDMVFDKVKVGGYILADNVLYEGQVVMDENDQSKNAKALHAFNTKLRDDERVEQVLLPIRDGIMVARKIK is encoded by the coding sequence ATGACACGCGTTTTATTACCGGAAGAAATAAATAAATATGCTGAAGATTATACAACGGATGAGTCCGATGTGTTGAAGCGTCTAAATAGAGAAACACACCTTAAGGTGGCATTGCCGGTTATGCTATCAGGGCATTTGCAAGGTGCTGTTTTGGAAATGATGAGTCATATGATAAAACCTAAAAGAGTCTTAGAGATAGGTACCTATACAGGTTATTCTGCTATATGTATGGCAAAAGGGATGCCTAAAGACGGCCATTTACACACTATAGATATTAACGAAGAATTGGAAGATATGTGTTTTCGTTATTTTTGTGAAGCTGGCGTTGAACATCAAATAACACAGCATATTGGTACCGCAGCTGATATATTACCGACAATCGATGAGGAGTTTGATATGGTTTTTATAGATGCAGATAAAGTAAACTATACGTTGTATTACGACATGGTTTTTGATAAGGTAAAAGTAGGAGGTTATATATTGGCAGATAATGTATTGTATGAAGGGCAGGTTGTGATGGATGAGAATGATCAAAGTAAAAATGCAAAAGCCTTACATGCGTTCAATACTAAGCTGCGTGATGATGAGCGAGTTGAGCAAGTACTTTTGCCAATAAGAGATGGCATAATGGTTGCACGTAAAATAAAGTAA
- a CDS encoding 6-carboxytetrahydropterin synthase: MVYLTRAEHFNAAHKLYNDDWTPEKNMEVFGKCANPNWHGHNYELFVTIKGEPNPNTGFVFNAKTLGKLINEVIVDKVDHRNLNIDVEFMRGKFTSAEHFAISIWEELKPYIEKNGAQLHCIKLQETPRIYVEYFG; this comes from the coding sequence ATGGTTTACCTAACACGTGCTGAGCATTTTAATGCTGCCCACAAATTATACAATGACGACTGGACTCCTGAAAAAAATATGGAGGTTTTTGGTAAATGTGCCAACCCCAACTGGCATGGGCACAACTATGAGTTATTCGTAACTATAAAGGGGGAACCCAACCCAAATACGGGCTTTGTGTTCAATGCTAAAACGCTTGGAAAACTTATTAATGAGGTAATAGTTGATAAAGTAGACCATAGGAACCTTAACATTGACGTTGAGTTCATGAGAGGAAAGTTTACAAGTGCTGAGCATTTTGCCATTAGTATTTGGGAGGAACTTAAACCTTATATTGAGAAAAATGGTGCTCAACTACACTGTATCAAACTACAAGAGACACCACGTATCTATGTAGAATATTTCGGGTAA
- the ygiD gene encoding 4,5-DOPA dioxygenase extradiol translates to MTTLSTSGVISTNLLAQELHSLDEEEFMTPSLFIGHGHPKNAVERTRYTETLSKVGASIKVPKAIIVISAHWLTKGTYVNGAAQPKMIYDYYGFPKEYYEVQYPAPGNPELAREVQQLIKKTEVGWDTEWGFDHGGFIALKSLFPKANIPTFELSIDYNKPFSYHYELAQELKELRKKGVLIIGSGNMTHNLSAINPDEKAQPNDWAMEFDETLKKLLDNHNHKEVININNNRLMNIAHPEPSHFLPLLYALGVSSENDVVTHPYMDWVHGSLSMRCVQFG, encoded by the coding sequence ATGACTACATTATCAACTTCAGGAGTTATTAGCACGAATCTACTTGCGCAAGAACTTCATAGTTTGGATGAAGAAGAATTTATGACCCCCTCACTTTTTATAGGGCATGGACATCCTAAAAATGCCGTAGAGCGTACAAGATACACCGAAACGCTAAGTAAAGTTGGAGCAAGCATTAAAGTCCCTAAAGCCATTATAGTAATATCGGCACACTGGCTTACAAAAGGCACTTATGTAAATGGAGCTGCTCAACCTAAAATGATCTATGACTATTACGGCTTTCCTAAAGAATACTATGAAGTTCAATACCCTGCTCCAGGCAACCCCGAACTGGCTAGAGAAGTACAGCAGCTTATTAAGAAAACAGAAGTAGGCTGGGATACCGAATGGGGGTTTGACCATGGAGGTTTTATAGCATTAAAAAGCCTATTTCCAAAAGCTAACATACCCACATTTGAACTAAGCATTGATTACAATAAGCCATTTAGTTATCACTATGAACTTGCTCAAGAGCTAAAAGAACTAAGAAAGAAAGGAGTATTAATTATAGGAAGTGGTAATATGACACATAATCTAAGCGCTATAAATCCTGACGAAAAAGCACAACCAAATGACTGGGCTATGGAATTTGATGAGACCCTTAAAAAACTATTAGACAACCATAATCATAAAGAGGTCATCAATATCAATAATAACAGACTTATGAATATAGCTCATCCAGAGCCTAGCCACTTCTTACCTCTGCTATATGCGCTTGGTGTTAGTAGCGAGAATGATGTAGTAACACATCCATATATGGATTGGGTACATGGAAGCTTGAGTATGCGCTGTGTACAATTTGGGTAA
- the folE gene encoding GTP cyclohydrolase I FolE, producing MEHYRATLETIGEDPEREGLQKTPERIAKALQYITQGYGKDAKAILNSAKFQESYSEMVIVKDIELYSMCEHHMLPFFGKAHIAYIPNGYITGLSKLARVVDCFARRLQVQERMTHQILDAIQETLNPLGVAVVIEAKHLCMMMRGVSKQNSVTTTSAFSGQFEKNETRSEFLKLITADLY from the coding sequence ATGGAGCATTACAGAGCTACGTTAGAGACTATCGGAGAAGATCCAGAACGTGAAGGCTTACAGAAGACCCCCGAACGTATTGCTAAAGCTTTACAATACATCACACAAGGGTATGGCAAAGACGCTAAAGCTATTTTAAATTCGGCTAAGTTTCAAGAGTCTTATAGTGAAATGGTTATTGTAAAAGACATTGAACTATACTCAATGTGCGAGCACCATATGTTGCCCTTCTTTGGCAAAGCTCATATAGCCTATATCCCCAATGGCTATATTACAGGCCTAAGCAAACTAGCACGTGTAGTGGATTGTTTTGCACGTAGGTTGCAAGTACAAGAGCGTATGACCCATCAAATACTAGATGCGATTCAAGAAACGCTGAACCCATTAGGGGTAGCAGTAGTAATAGAAGCGAAACATTTATGTATGATGATGCGTGGCGTATCTAAGCAGAATAGTGTCACCACTACTTCTGCCTTTAGTGGTCAATTCGAAAAAAATGAAACTCGCTCAGAGTTTTTGAAACTAATCACTGCAGATCTATATTAG
- a CDS encoding DUF3276 family protein, with product MSYENKNFGENRNNEAIFSKRIKAGKRRTYFFDVRTTRGNDYFITITESKKRFDDNGYDRHKMFLYKEDFNKFIAALNDTVDHVKTELMPDFDFDAFNHDQDEEYQPGSTTSADDSVSESSVKEPATASVEPSVVDAATQDDNSSVEDWKI from the coding sequence GTGTCGTACGAAAACAAAAATTTTGGTGAGAACCGTAACAACGAAGCTATTTTTAGTAAACGCATAAAAGCTGGTAAGAGAAGAACTTACTTTTTTGATGTAAGAACTACGCGTGGCAACGATTACTTTATCACAATTACAGAAAGCAAAAAGCGCTTTGATGACAATGGTTATGACAGACATAAAATGTTCTTGTACAAAGAAGATTTTAATAAGTTCATAGCAGCTCTTAATGATACAGTAGATCATGTAAAAACAGAGTTGATGCCAGATTTTGATTTTGATGCATTCAATCACGACCAAGATGAGGAATATCAGCCAGGTAGCACTACTTCTGCCGATGATTCAGTGTCTGAGTCATCAGTAAAAGAGCCGGCAACTGCTTCTGTAGAGCCTTCTGTAGTAGATGCTGCAACGCAAGATGATAATAGTAGTGTTGAAGATTGGAAAATCTAA
- the hpt gene encoding hypoxanthine phosphoribosyltransferase produces the protein MGNIKLHDKEFELFISEVTLTKRIEELAEQINKDYRDNPPLVIGVMNGVFVFASDLYRELEGDVQITFVRLMSYQGLKSTGNVVSAIGLEEDIKDRDVLLLEDIIDTGRTLHSFLQELVAKQPKSIKIATLLFKPSALQYDLQPNYIGFEIENKFVVGYGLDYNGLGRNLKSIYQLAN, from the coding sequence ATGGGTAACATTAAGCTACATGATAAGGAATTTGAACTGTTTATAAGTGAAGTGACACTCACGAAGAGAATAGAAGAATTAGCAGAGCAAATAAATAAGGATTATAGAGATAACCCTCCATTAGTTATTGGTGTTATGAACGGTGTTTTTGTATTCGCTTCTGATCTGTACAGAGAGCTAGAAGGTGATGTGCAGATTACTTTTGTTAGGTTAATGTCTTATCAAGGGTTGAAGTCTACTGGTAACGTAGTAAGTGCTATTGGCCTTGAAGAAGATATTAAAGATAGGGATGTGTTGCTCTTGGAAGATATAATTGATACAGGCAGAACACTACACAGTTTCCTGCAGGAACTAGTAGCAAAGCAACCCAAGTCAATAAAAATAGCAACGCTTTTATTTAAGCCTTCAGCTTTACAATATGATCTACAACCTAATTATATTGGCTTTGAAATAGAGAATAAGTTTGTAGTTGGGTATGGGTTAGATTATAATGGCCTAGGAAGAAACCTCAAGTCTATATACCAACTTGCTAACTAG
- a CDS encoding formimidoylglutamase: MQDLSSFFSDKHFIESQGNIYGPSQLGAYISCLTHDDFHVEDADIVIVGCGEQRGKGRKLGYSNAPDAIRAELYQLHFWHSNVKIVDMGNVLEGATVNDTKAALRTVLHELQQEGKTVVVLGGSHDLTLEQYEAFKKSQKMINATVSDMLIDLEETEGVTDRSFLMDMLTEQPNFVKHYNHIAFQSYYVEPKILETLDKLRFDFYRLGVVKDNVEHMEPVLRSSDIFSFDINTVKYCDAPTNDNASPNGLAGDESCQLARYAGMSDKLTSFGIYGYAPEKDIHKMTAKLISQMLWYFIDGYHVRQTEAPFVDKDEYLSFYLSFSEIDAEFLKSKRTNRWWMKLPSGDYVPCTYEDYQTASNGNIPERWFREQERLV; encoded by the coding sequence ATGCAAGATTTAAGTTCATTTTTTTCAGACAAGCACTTCATAGAATCACAAGGTAACATCTACGGCCCTAGTCAATTAGGAGCTTATATATCTTGTCTCACACATGATGATTTTCATGTTGAAGATGCTGATATCGTTATTGTTGGGTGTGGAGAACAAAGAGGGAAAGGAAGGAAGTTAGGTTATAGTAATGCGCCCGATGCAATAAGGGCGGAGCTGTATCAACTACATTTTTGGCATAGCAATGTCAAAATAGTAGATATGGGAAATGTCTTGGAAGGTGCTACTGTAAATGATACCAAAGCTGCATTAAGAACTGTGTTGCACGAGCTACAGCAAGAGGGAAAGACAGTTGTGGTATTAGGAGGCTCACACGACTTGACGCTTGAGCAGTACGAGGCGTTTAAAAAATCGCAAAAGATGATAAATGCTACAGTGTCTGACATGTTAATAGACTTGGAAGAAACTGAGGGGGTTACAGATAGAAGTTTCCTAATGGATATGCTGACCGAGCAGCCCAACTTTGTAAAGCATTATAATCATATTGCCTTTCAAAGCTATTATGTAGAACCAAAGATATTGGAGACATTAGACAAGTTGCGTTTCGATTTCTATAGATTGGGTGTAGTGAAAGATAATGTAGAGCATATGGAGCCAGTGTTGCGTTCTAGCGATATATTTAGTTTTGATATTAATACAGTAAAGTATTGTGATGCTCCTACGAACGATAATGCTTCTCCAAACGGTTTAGCAGGGGATGAATCTTGTCAGTTGGCCAGATATGCAGGTATGAGCGATAAGCTTACTTCGTTTGGTATATATGGTTATGCTCCTGAAAAGGACATTCATAAGATGACAGCTAAGCTGATATCCCAAATGCTGTGGTATTTCATTGATGGATACCATGTAAGGCAAACAGAGGCTCCCTTTGTCGATAAGGATGAATACTTGTCCTTTTACCTCAGTTTCTCCGAAATAGATGCCGAGTTTCTTAAAAGCAAAAGAACAAATAGGTGGTGGATGAAACTCCCTAGCGGGGATTATGTACCGTGTACCTATGAAGATTATCAAACTGCAAGCAATGGCAATATCCCTGAAAGGTGGTTTCGCGAGCAAGAACGATTGGTTTGA
- a CDS encoding glucosaminidase domain-containing protein, which yields MVKLRLRFLVIALIAFIAEVKAQKPELVEEYINTYRELAMSEQVRVGIPAAVTLAQGIHETGAGTSRLATLGNNHFGIKCKRDWKGQTIKHTDDAPNECFRKYNYPLDSYKDHSDYLSNNPRYASLFKLSITDYAAWCVGLRRAGYATNPRYAQMLIKLIEDYKLQQYTYAAMGNNSLGDTYATKRENEIIPNNDPVIKEEATNKVIPVPTPTTVSTTVATVPVVTKTVSNSGMKVAEQRTVPVREEHALNHPPYGQPVKVNGLRAVYAKEGQAPLEYAIKNSIRYKRFLELNDLNEKILSQDMYLYLERKHFRGVRPMHMVKPGESMHSISQKEGIQLKYLRELNFMLPGEEPVPGIVLELQNKAKEKPRVYEVPKEEVVKENSSTQSAGYVKTNRSPIPSNPRYVAPSATVKEKSAIKVTTTPPQTSTATSPIAKELKEENTIAYKTETSTPKEEESIDALKKKFDDVLYNKKENKESKKEETTTNPRYVPQSNRASTITKTVKVPVEKTETPVPVATEPVITKPSTDKKVEKVVETPTDIKEDKTAEKKITIPVIGLLKKKQEEDETKEEVVAQAEPVVKEEPKSELDKLKAQFDAVVYDSPKEEAKVKTMQKVPTSKTTEVVKQKEQEDPSKYYVVKDGDTAFSIAKKHKISMRQLMDWNDLDFDAIKTGMKLQVKK from the coding sequence ATGGTAAAGTTGAGATTGAGATTTTTGGTTATTGCATTGATCGCATTTATAGCAGAAGTAAAAGCGCAAAAACCTGAATTAGTTGAGGAGTATATAAATACTTACAGAGAATTGGCCATGTCCGAACAAGTGCGAGTAGGGATTCCTGCAGCTGTAACACTTGCACAGGGAATACATGAAACTGGCGCTGGTACAAGCCGGTTGGCAACGTTAGGTAATAATCATTTTGGAATTAAATGTAAAAGGGACTGGAAGGGACAAACGATTAAGCACACAGATGATGCACCTAACGAGTGCTTTAGAAAGTATAATTACCCATTAGATTCTTATAAAGACCATTCGGATTATTTAAGCAATAACCCCCGTTATGCTTCTTTATTCAAATTGTCCATCACGGACTATGCTGCATGGTGTGTTGGTTTAAGGAGAGCAGGCTACGCAACAAACCCTCGCTATGCTCAAATGTTGATCAAGTTAATTGAAGATTATAAGCTACAGCAGTATACTTATGCTGCTATGGGTAATAACTCGTTAGGAGATACTTATGCTACAAAAAGAGAAAATGAGATAATACCTAATAATGATCCTGTTATAAAAGAGGAAGCTACTAATAAAGTAATACCTGTTCCTACACCAACTACGGTATCTACTACAGTTGCTACTGTGCCTGTTGTTACCAAGACGGTAAGCAATAGTGGAATGAAGGTGGCGGAACAAAGGACAGTTCCTGTACGGGAAGAACATGCACTAAACCATCCCCCATATGGACAACCTGTAAAGGTAAATGGTCTTAGAGCTGTTTATGCTAAAGAAGGTCAGGCACCGCTCGAATATGCTATAAAAAACAGCATTAGGTACAAACGTTTTTTAGAGCTAAACGATTTAAATGAAAAGATATTATCTCAGGATATGTATCTGTACTTAGAGAGGAAACATTTTAGAGGGGTAAGGCCTATGCATATGGTAAAGCCTGGAGAAAGCATGCATAGTATTTCTCAAAAAGAAGGAATACAATTAAAGTACTTAAGAGAGTTGAATTTTATGTTGCCGGGAGAGGAGCCTGTACCGGGTATAGTGTTAGAGCTTCAAAATAAGGCTAAAGAAAAACCTAGAGTATATGAAGTTCCAAAAGAAGAGGTAGTGAAAGAAAATAGCTCTACCCAATCGGCAGGATATGTAAAAACTAACAGGAGCCCAATACCCTCTAATCCAAGGTATGTTGCTCCGTCCGCTACAGTTAAGGAGAAGTCAGCTATAAAGGTTACAACCACCCCTCCTCAAACAAGTACGGCTACTTCACCTATTGCTAAAGAGCTAAAAGAAGAAAATACAATAGCTTATAAAACAGAAACATCCACACCCAAAGAGGAAGAAAGTATAGATGCTCTAAAGAAGAAGTTTGACGATGTTCTTTATAATAAGAAGGAGAATAAAGAGTCTAAAAAAGAGGAGACCACTACTAATCCTCGTTATGTGCCACAAAGTAACCGTGCTTCAACCATTACTAAAACAGTAAAAGTGCCAGTAGAAAAAACAGAGACACCTGTTCCTGTTGCCACTGAGCCAGTTATAACTAAGCCTTCTACAGATAAAAAAGTTGAGAAGGTTGTAGAGACACCTACTGATATAAAGGAAGATAAAACTGCAGAGAAAAAGATCACTATCCCTGTTATTGGTTTGCTTAAGAAGAAGCAAGAAGAAGATGAAACTAAGGAGGAAGTAGTTGCACAGGCAGAACCTGTAGTAAAAGAGGAACCAAAATCTGAGTTAGATAAGTTAAAAGCTCAGTTTGATGCAGTTGTCTACGATAGCCCTAAAGAAGAGGCTAAGGTAAAGACTATGCAGAAAGTGCCAACAAGTAAAACTACTGAAGTAGTAAAACAGAAAGAACAAGAAGATCCATCAAAATACTATGTTGTGAAAGACGGAGATACAGCCTTTAGCATAGCGAAGAAACATAAGATAAGCATGAGGCAGCTTATGGATTGGAATGATTTGGATTTTGATGCTATTAAGACAGGAATGAAACTCCAAGTTAAGAAGTAG
- the mqnB gene encoding futalosine hydrolase has translation MRNILLIAATEAEIAPLIKFISTSWQCVEAGIFQINELKLHVQVCGIGMLATAYHLTKKLNEGKYDLVVQAGVGGSYDRSIDLGSIVWVKKEQLGDLRVEDNEDYLDVFDIGLIKKNEYPFTNKMLPNPYSSKDLGVKDLEAVDAVTVNTVTGKQATIDYMNAKYNVATESMEGAALHYICLQEKVMFLQIRGISNYVEPRNRDSWKMEDAIANMNKYLIKYFINI, from the coding sequence ATGAGGAATATTTTGCTGATAGCAGCCACAGAGGCTGAAATAGCCCCATTGATAAAATTCATATCTACTTCATGGCAATGTGTTGAAGCTGGTATTTTTCAAATAAATGAGTTGAAACTTCATGTTCAAGTGTGTGGTATAGGTATGCTAGCTACTGCCTATCATTTGACAAAAAAGCTTAATGAAGGTAAATATGACTTAGTAGTACAGGCAGGGGTAGGTGGTTCCTATGATAGGAGCATAGATCTAGGGAGTATTGTTTGGGTAAAAAAAGAGCAATTAGGGGATTTGAGAGTAGAGGATAATGAAGACTACCTTGACGTTTTTGATATAGGATTGATTAAGAAAAATGAGTATCCATTCACTAACAAGATGCTTCCCAACCCCTATTCGAGTAAAGATTTAGGGGTAAAAGACTTAGAAGCTGTTGATGCTGTAACTGTAAATACTGTAACTGGTAAGCAAGCAACCATTGACTATATGAATGCAAAGTATAATGTTGCCACTGAGAGTATGGAAGGTGCAGCTTTGCATTATATATGCTTACAAGAAAAAGTGATGTTTTTGCAAATACGTGGTATATCTAACTATGTAGAACCTAGAAATAGAGACAGTTGGAAAATGGAGGATGCTATAGCTAATATGAATAAATATCTTATAAAATACTTTATTAATATTTAG
- a CDS encoding DUF3098 domain-containing protein yields MANTQNKSTTGSTKGQPLGNQTFLFDKNNYMWMIGGVILIVLGYILMSGGKSEDPNQFDYNAIYSARRVTIAPLLILIGFAIEIYAIMKKPSTK; encoded by the coding sequence ATGGCAAATACGCAGAATAAATCAACAACAGGAAGTACAAAAGGACAACCCCTTGGTAATCAAACTTTCCTTTTTGATAAAAATAATTACATGTGGATGATTGGCGGTGTAATACTTATTGTATTAGGCTATATCCTTATGTCTGGAGGTAAAAGTGAAGACCCTAACCAGTTTGATTACAACGCGATCTACAGCGCTAGAAGGGTAACTATAGCTCCACTACTTATTTTGATAGGTTTTGCGATTGAGATTTACGCCATTATGAAAAAACCAAGTACGAAATAA
- a CDS encoding permease-like cell division protein FtsX translates to MATSKKAKHSYIYAIIGVSSVLFLLGTLGWFMINGRALSHVFKEGVEVEVILHDNTRDEMADNLHGILQKQNFVKKAEIITKEEAAAKFLSDGGEDFTELLDFNPLYTSIVLQLHSKYVNKDSLDKIRLFILQSNIVREVAYPNTIVDKMDSNFRKIGVILGSISLLLFFIVVVLIDNTVRLAMFSNRFLIKTMQMVGATRNFISRPFDKRAVINGLISGIIAVVFLSLVITFAEKQLPALKLLHDTTSLIFLMVGMIIMGILISFLSTHRSVIKYLKMRVDDLY, encoded by the coding sequence ATGGCTACAAGCAAAAAAGCTAAACATTCTTATATCTATGCTATTATAGGTGTATCCTCAGTATTATTCTTACTAGGTACTCTAGGATGGTTTATGATAAATGGTCGTGCATTATCACATGTTTTTAAAGAAGGTGTCGAAGTAGAAGTGATTCTACACGACAATACCAGAGATGAAATGGCTGATAACTTACACGGTATTTTACAGAAACAAAACTTTGTAAAAAAAGCAGAGATCATCACTAAAGAGGAAGCTGCGGCAAAGTTCTTATCTGATGGAGGAGAGGATTTTACTGAGCTATTAGACTTTAATCCTCTTTATACGTCCATTGTATTACAACTACATTCAAAATATGTAAATAAAGACAGCTTAGATAAGATACGTCTTTTCATACTTCAAAGTAATATTGTACGAGAGGTTGCTTACCCCAATACCATAGTAGATAAAATGGATAGCAATTTCCGCAAAATAGGTGTAATACTGGGTAGTATTTCTTTACTGTTATTTTTTATAGTGGTAGTACTTATTGACAATACGGTACGCTTAGCAATGTTTAGTAATCGTTTCTTGATAAAAACAATGCAAATGGTAGGCGCCACTCGCAACTTTATTTCTAGACCATTTGATAAACGAGCCGTAATCAATGGTCTTATTAGTGGAATTATTGCTGTTGTATTCCTCTCTTTGGTAATCACTTTTGCAGAGAAACAACTACCTGCATTAAAACTACTTCATGATACAACATCCCTTATCTTCCTTATGGTAGGTATGATAATCATGGGTATTCTGATATCATTTTTGAGCACGCATAGGTCTGTTATTAAATACCTAAAAATGCGTGTAGACGATTTATATTAA
- a CDS encoding 1,4-dihydroxy-6-naphthoate synthase: MQLTIGFSPCPNDTFIFDAMINGKIDTKGLTFKPVLEDVETLNNYATLNKLDITKLSYNAFLHTVNNYALLHAGSALGNGVGPLLVAKQKLDLVNIADYKIAIPGKNTTANLLLSLAFPKATNKHELVFSEIESAVLKGEFDAGLIIHESRFTYAQKGLNKLIDLGDWWEQETNAAIPLGGIVIKRTLGKVIAAKVDEVIKASIEYAWQNHPNLSTYVSDHAQEMEEDVMRQHIDLYVNDYTTNLGSVGTSAVKQLFSLAKEKGLIKTLPENIFY, from the coding sequence ATGCAGTTAACAATAGGTTTCAGCCCATGCCCCAACGACACATTTATTTTCGATGCCATGATAAATGGCAAAATAGATACAAAGGGGTTAACCTTTAAGCCTGTGTTAGAAGATGTAGAGACTTTGAATAATTATGCTACACTAAACAAACTCGACATCACTAAATTAAGTTACAACGCCTTTTTACATACTGTAAATAACTATGCACTCTTACATGCAGGAAGCGCTTTAGGTAATGGAGTTGGGCCATTATTAGTTGCTAAGCAAAAGCTTGATCTAGTTAATATTGCTGATTATAAAATTGCTATCCCGGGGAAAAACACAACCGCCAACTTATTATTGTCACTAGCTTTTCCAAAGGCTACTAACAAGCATGAGCTAGTATTTAGTGAAATTGAATCAGCAGTTTTAAAGGGAGAGTTTGACGCAGGGCTTATTATCCATGAAAGCAGGTTCACTTATGCTCAAAAAGGGTTAAACAAATTAATTGACCTTGGAGACTGGTGGGAACAAGAAACTAATGCTGCGATACCATTAGGAGGAATTGTTATAAAACGTACACTTGGCAAAGTGATTGCAGCAAAAGTCGATGAGGTCATAAAAGCAAGTATTGAGTATGCCTGGCAAAACCACCCCAATCTATCGACCTATGTAAGTGACCATGCTCAGGAAATGGAAGAAGATGTTATGCGCCAACATATCGACTTGTATGTTAATGATTATACAACCAATTTAGGTTCGGTTGGCACAAGTGCAGTGAAACAGCTATTTAGTTTAGCCAAAGAAAAGGGGTTAATAAAAACACTGCCTGAAAATATCTTCTACTAG